Proteins encoded within one genomic window of Camelina sativa cultivar DH55 chromosome 19, Cs, whole genome shotgun sequence:
- the LOC104765034 gene encoding CTP synthase, with the protein MKYVLVTGGVVSGLGKGVTASSIGLLLQACGLRVTSIKIDPYLNTDAGTMSPFEHGEVFVLDDGGEVDLDLGNYERFLDSTLTRDNNITTGKIYQSVIDKERKGDYLGRTVQVVPHITDAIQDWIERVANVPVDGKEGPPDVCVIELGGTIGDIESMPFIEALGQFSYKVGPGNFCLVHVSLVPVLSVVGEQKTKPTQHSVRGLRSLGLTPNILACRSTKALEENVKTKLSQFCHVPEVNIVTLYDVPNIWHVPLMLRDQKAHEAILKELNLLSNAVKPDLAEWTARTKIYDTLHVPVRIAMVGKYTGLTDSYLSVLKALLHASVACHKKLAIEWVAASDLEEITAQETPDVHKAAWDLLKGADGILVPGGFGDRGVQGKILATKYARENQVPFLGICLGMQLAVVEFARSILGFHDANSTEFEPETSSPCVIFMPEGSTTHMGGTMRLGSRRTYFQVADCKSAKLYGNAKFVDERHRHRYEVNPDMISEIEKAGLSFVGKDETGCRMEIVELPSHPYFVGAQFHPEFKSRPGKPSALFLGLIAAASGCLESVLQTGGKVNKVSINGVANGIATGKVHQNGNVYSNGNGLHH; encoded by the exons ATGAAGTACGTTTTGGTGACAGGAGGAGTGGTGAGTGGTCTTGGCAAAGGTGTCACTGCTAGTAGCATTGGACTTCTCCTTCAAGCATGTGGTCTTCGTGTTACTTCCATCAAAATTG ATCCTTATCTTAACACTGATGCTGGAACGATGTCTCCGTTTGAGCATGGAGAAGTATTTGTATTGGATGATGGTGGCGAG GTGGACCTTGACCTTGGAAACTATGAACGGTTTTTAGACAGTACATTGACCCGTGACAACAATATAACAACTGGAAAGATTTACCAG TCAGTCATTGACAAGGAAAGGAAGGGGGACTACCTAGGAAGAACTGTACAG gTGGTTCCTCATATTACTGATGCAATCCAAGATTGGATTGAGCGTGTTGCTAATGTTCCTGTTGATGGGAAGGAAGGTCCTCCTGATGTCTGTGTCATCGAATTAGGCGGGACTATAG GTGATATTGAATCTATGCCCTTTATTGAGGCCCTTGGTCAATTCTCGTATAAAGTTG GACCTGGTAATTTCTGCTTGGTTCATGTCAGCCTTGTGCCTGTTCTCAGTGTTGTTGGTGAACAG AAGACTAAGCCAACCCAGCATAGTGTGCGGGGACTCAGGAGCCTTGGTTTGACACCAAATATCCTAGCATGCCGCAGCACGAAG GCACTTGAAGAAAATGTCAAGACAAAACTATCTCAATTTTGCCATGTGCCG GAAGTGAATATTGTAACGCTCTATGATGTTCCAAACATTTGGCATGTTCCGCTGATGTTAAGG GATCAAAAGGCTCATGAAGCGATCTTAAAAGAGTTGAACCTTCTTAG TAATGCTGTAAAGCCTGACTTGGCAGAATGGACTGCAAGAACTAAAATTTATGACACACTGCACGTTCCT GTGAGAATAGCTATGGTTGGAAAGTACACTGGCCTTACTGATTCATACCTTTCCGTGTTGAAG GCCCTTTTGCATGCTTCTGTTGCATGTCACAAAAAGCTTGCCATAGAGTGGGTTGCAGCCAGTGACCTTGAAGAGATAACTGCACAGGAG ACGCCAGATGTCCATAAAGCTGCATGGGATCTTTTGAAG GGTGCTGATGGTATCCTAGTACCAGGAGGGTTTGGTGATAGAGGAGTGCAAGGGAAGATACTTGCTACAAAGTACGCCCGTGAAAATCAAGTTCCTTTCCTTGGCATATGCCTGGGAATGCAGCTGGCTGTTGTGGAATTTGCCCGCTCCATTCTCGGTTTTCATGATGCAAACAGCACAGAGTTTGAACCAGAAACTTCAAGCCCTTGCGTCATATTTATGCCAGAG GGATCCACAACTCATATGGGGGGCACAATGCGCTTAGGGTCAAGGAGGACTTACTTCCAGGTTGCTGATTGCAAGTCTGCAAAGCT GTACGGTAATGCAAAGTTTGTTGATGAGCGACACCGGCATAGATATGAG GTTAATCCCGATATGATATCAGAAATTGAGAAGGCTGGCCTCTCTTTTGTTGGGAAAGATGAGACTGGGTGTCGTATGGAG ATTGTAGAACTACCAAGCCATCCATACTTTGTGGGTGCTCAGTTCCATCCTGAGTTTAAGTCCAGACCTGGAAAACCTTCTGCATTGTTTCTAG GTCTTATCGCAGCAGCGTCTGGGTGTCTAGAATCAGTTTTGCAAACAGGTGGCAAGGTGAACAAAGTTTCAATAAATGGAGTAGCCAATGGAATTGCAACGGGGAAAGTTCATCAGAACGGCAATGTGTACAGCAATGGAAACGGGCTTCACCACTGA
- the LOC104767472 gene encoding zinc finger CCCH domain-containing protein 37: protein MYHHLPNTTASHLAYPQLLQHQEPSSWPPGVEVPGAASAVEPLPPGVKRTSEALYYPTLLGAHNTIGQTEAWYTTDYFTKRPKLESTSHLPVYPQRAGEKDCTHYMQTRTCKFGDSCKFDHPIWVPEGGIPDWKEAPVVPNEEYPERPGEPDCPYYIKTQRCKYASRCKFNHPRAEAAVSVENQEVLPERPSEPMCTFYMKTGKCKFGLTCKFHHPKDIQLPSSSQDNGSSEVLTSDPDATNNPHVTFTPALYHNSKGLPVRPGEADCPFYLKTGSCKYGATCRYNHPERTAFIPQAAGINYSLLSSNAANLNLGMVTPATSLYQNLSQPTLGAPSATYPQRPGQSECDYYMKTGECEFGERCRFHHPADRLSATTKQASQPPNVKLSLAGYPRREGALNCPYYMKTGTCKYGATCKFDHPPPGEVMAKTTSEADAAGATTDTTQ from the exons ATGTATCACCATCTGCCTAACACGACGGCATCGCATTTGGCGTATCCGCAACTGCTTCAGCATCAGGAACCTTCTTCTTGGCCGCCTGGTGTGGAGGTTCCAGGTGCTGCTTCCGCCGTCGAGCCTCTTCCTCCTGGTGTCAAACGCACCTCTGAAG CGCTCTACTATCCGACTCTGTTGGGTGCCCATAATACAATTGGTCAAACCGAAGCTTGGTATACTACAGACTATTTTACCAAGCGCCCTAAGTTGGAGAGTACGAGCCATTTGCCTGTATATCCACAGAGGGCAGGGGAGAAGGATTGTACCCACTATATGCAAACAAGAACATGTAAATTTGGAGATAGCTGCAAGTTTGATCATCCTATTTGGGTTCCTGAGGGCGGAATCCCAGATTGGAAAGAG GCACCAGTTGTTCCAAATGAAGAGTACCCTGAGAGGCCAGGAGAACCAGATTGTCCT TACTACATAAAAACACAACGCTGCAAATATGCTTCAAGGTGCAAGTTTAATCATCCGAGAGCTGAGGCTGCA GTTAGTGTTGAGAATCAAGAGGTATTGCCTGAGAGGCCTTCTGAACCTATGTGCACA TTCTACATGAAGACTGGAAAATGTAAATTTGGTTTAACATGCAAGTTCCACCATCCAAAGGATATCCAGCTACCATCATCTAGTCAAGATAATGGTAGCAGTGAGGTGTTAACCAGTGATCCTGATGCCACAAACAATCCGCATGTCACATTTACCCCAGCGTTGTATCACAACTCGAAAGGACTACCTGTTAGACCG GGTGAAGCGGACTGTCCATTCTATCTCAAAACTGGAAG CTGCAAGTATGGCGCCACTTGTCGCTACAATCACCCTGAGAGGACTG CATTCATCCCCCAAGCTGCTGGAATAAACTATTCTCTACTTTCGTCGAACGCTGCGAATTTAAACCTTGGGATGGTTACACCAGCTACCTCCCTCTATCAGAATTTGTCTCAACCCACA CTTGGAGCGCCTTCAGCAACTTATCCCCAAAGACCTGGACAATCAGAATGTGAC TACTACATGAAGACAGGGGAGTGCGAGTTTGGAGAGAGATGCAGGTTCCATCACCCAGCAGATAGGTTAAGTGCAACGACCAAACAAGCTTCTCAACCACCGAATGTAAAGCTGAGCCTTGCAGGGTATCCCAGAAGAGAG GGTGCGCTTAATTGCCCTTATTACATGAAGACAGGGACTTGCAAATACGGGGCAACATGCAAGTTTGACCATCCTCCTCCGGGTGAGGTGATGGCTAAGACCACTTCAGAAGCTGATGCTGCTGGAGCAACAACAGACACTACTCAATGA
- the LOC104765035 gene encoding uncharacterized protein LOC104765035 — protein MLKHCFVSHNAASDLYFPFSNSRFNPASCRKKPPRLTSCVVNVGFQDIAEVIHNKVLIAAGTSAAIGQLSKPFTSVVLYGKKLDFRSVFQAGGFPSTHSSSVVAAATAIAFERGFADSIFGLTVVYAGLVMYDAQGVRREVGKHAKVLNKLTANASRSEVMSLKGNKSNKVLEADEISEEVVPPLKESIGHTEVEVIAGALFGFLVTFSVYSLL, from the exons ATGTTGAAGCACTGTTTTGTGTCTCATAACGCCGCCAGTGATCTCTATTTCcctttctccaactccagattCAATCCTGCAAGCTGCCGAAAGAAGCCACCTCGTCTCACCTCCTGCGTTGTCAATGTTGGATTCCAAGATATCGCTGAGGTCATCCACAACAAg GTACTCATAGCTGCTGGGACTTCCGCTGCGATTGGGCAGCTCTCTAAGCCCTTCACTTCTGTAGTTTTGTATGGGAAAAAATTGGACTTTAGAAGTGTTTTTCAAGCTGGAGGGTTCCCTTCAACACATTCATCT TCTGTTGTGGCTGCAGCAACTGCAATTGCTTTTGAAAG GGGGTTTGCTGATTCCATCTTTGGTCTAACTGTGGTTTATGCTGGCCTTGTCATGTATGATGCCCAG GGGGTGAGGAGAGAAGTTGGAAAACATGCGAAAGTGTTGAACAAACTAACAGCAAATGCTAGTAGAAGTGAAGTGATGAGTTTAAAGGGCAACAAATCTAACAAGGTTTTAGAAGCAGATGAGATCAGTGAGGAAGTTGTTCCACCATTGAAAGAATCAATAGGACACACTGAAGTTGAAGTCATAGCAGGGGCTTTGTTCGGTTTCTTAGTTACCTTCAGTGTTTATTcccttttgtaa
- the LOC104765036 gene encoding serine/threonine-protein kinase AGC1-5-like, protein MDLASKKNTANVSSKEIDPNVKPKSPRANLSPFSLKLGDNVPRNPHFDPKKMDPLVKHQPAKSHEPPPTATRAANNEGDLKHNTYSSDGDSLPMRKNPLKNLHYDPKKIVPLTTPEIHSPSGRNHHHNRTKSPDNKRAPRNNADYTYGDNSVGPSATSFKPHTGGDVRWDAINSVASRGPQIGLDNFRLLKRLGYGDIGSVYLADLRGTNAVFAMKVMDKASLASRNKLLRAQTEREILSLLDHPFLPTLYSYFETDKFYCLVMEFCSGGNLHSLRQKQPSRRFTEEAARFYASEVLLALEYLHMLGIVYRDLKPENILVRDEGHIMLSDFDLSLRCTFNPTLVKSSSVCSGGGAILNEEFAVNGCMHPSAFLPRLLPSKKTRKAKSDSGLGGLSMPELMAEPTDVRSMSFVGTHEYLAPEIIRGEGHGSAVDWWTFGIFLYELLHGTTPFKGQGNRATLHNVVGQPLKFPDSPHVSSAARDLIRGLLVKDPHRRIAYTRGATEIKQHPFFEGVNWALVRSASPPHIPDPVDLGPYTASKGKAKNHGVGDHGNSIKPEPLVACAAGPTDDTAYIDFEYF, encoded by the exons ATGGACTTAGCTTCCAAGAAGAACACAGCTAATGTCAGCTCCAAGGAGATTGACCCAAACGTAAAACCTAAGTCGCCTCGTGCAAACCTCTCTCCATTTTCACTTAAACTAGGAGACAATGTTCCCAGGAACCCTCATTTCGATCCCAAGAAGATGGATCCTCTTGTCAAACATCAACCAGCAAAGTCTCATGAACCTCCTCCCACTGCAACGAGAGCTGCCAACAACGAGGGTGATTTAAAGCATAACACCTATTCGAGCGATGGTGATAGCTTACCTATGCGGAAGAATCCTCTTAAAAATCTTCATTATGATCCCAAGAAGATTGTTCCTTTAACCACCCCTGAAATACACTCACCAAGCGGCAGAAATCATCACCACAATAGGACTAAGTCCCCAGACAACAAGAGAGCCCCTAGAAATAATGCCGACTATACCTATGGTGATAACTCGGTCGGTCCATCAGCTACATCTTTCAAGCCTCACACGGGAGGGGACGTCAGATGGGATGCCATTAACTCAGTCGCTTCAAGAGGTCCTCAAATAGGTCTTGACAATTTCAGGCTTCTGAAACGTCTAGGGTATGGTGACATAGGCAGCGTTTATCTTGCGGACCTGCGAGGGACAAATGCGGTTTTTGCGATGAAGGTGATGGATAAGGCCTCCTTGGCTAGCAGAAACAAGTTGCTGAGGGCTCAGACCGAAAGAGAAATCCTATCTTTGCTTGATCATCCTTTCTTACCGACACTCTATTCTTACTTTGAGACCGATAAATTTTACTGTCTGGTCATGGAGTTCTGCAGCGGCGGAAATCTCCATTCTCTCAGACAGAAGCAGCCCAGCAGGCGTTTCACAGAAGAAGCAGCGag GTTCTACGCGTCTGAAGTGCTATTGGCTTTGGAATATCTACACATGCTGGGGATTGTGTACAGAGACTTAAAGCCGGAGAACATCCTTGTTCGTGATGAAGGCCACATAATGCTCTCTGACTTCGACCTTTCCCTCCGTTGCACCTTTAATCCAACCCTCGTTAAGTCTTCCTCAGTCTGCAGCGGGGGAGGTGCTATCCTCAACGAGGAGTTTGCCGTCAATGGCTGCATGCATCCATCTGCCTTTCTTCCCCGCCTCCTCCCTTCCAAGAAAACCCGTAAAGCCAAATCCGACTCTGGCCTCGGTGGCCTCTCTATGCCAGAGCTCATGGCTGAGCCAACAGATGTGCGGTCAATGTCCTTTGTGGGCACGCACGAGTACCTTGCTCCAGAAATCATACGTGGCGAAGGACATGGCAGTGCCGTGGACTGGTGGACCTTCGGGATCTTCCTCTATGAGCTTCTCCATGGGACCACCCCGTTCAAGGGGCAGGGAAACAGAGCCACGCTGCACAACGTGGTGGGTCAGCCGCTAAAGTTTCCGGATAGCCCACATGTGAGCTCAGCGGCACGTGATCTCATCCGTGGACTTCTAGTAAAGGATCCTCACAGAAGGATTGCTTACACGCGGGGAGCCACAGAGATAAAGCAACACCCTTTCTTTGAAGGTGTGAATTGGGCTCTGGTGCGCAGTGCTTCCCCTCCTCACATTCCTGACCCTGTTGACTTGGGACCATACACTGCCTCTAAAGGGAAGGCCAAGAACCATGGAGTTGGTGATCATGGTAACTCAATTAAGCCTGAGCCTCTGGTCGCCTGTGCTGCTGGCCCAACCGATGATACGGCATATATAGATTTCGAATACTTTTAG
- the LOC104765039 gene encoding uncharacterized protein LOC104765039, with the protein MSNTEAISLAKRGMLPPSNCNRLMDRSESLKRDSVMSNNGAAKTRGSLERKKSKSFTEGESYSSWLITEAPGSIAAVRREQVAAQQALRKLKIAHYGRSKSTINFTSSKVVPLLNPNPNPHPQRCSFLTPTSDPIYVAYHDEEWGVPVHDDKMLFELLTLSGAQVGSDWTSTLRKRHDYRKAFMEFEAEAVAKLTEKEMSAISIEYKIEMSKVRGVVENATKIVEIKKAFGSLGKYLWGFVNHKPISTNYKIGHKIPVKTSKSESISKDMVRRGFRFVGPTVVHSFMQAAGLTNDHLLTCCRHIPCNILANNP; encoded by the exons ATGAGCAATACGGAGGCAATCAGTTTGGCCAAAAGAGGAATGTTGCCGCCAAGTAATTGCAATCGTCTAATGGACCGCTCTGAGTCCCTCAAGAGGGACAGTGTGATGAGCAATAATGGTGCAGCCAAAACGAGAGGAAGCTTAGAGCGCAAGAAATCAAAGAGTTTTACGGAAGGAGAGAGCTATTCTTCCTGGCTCATAACGGAGGCTCCTGGAAGTATAGCCGCCGTGAGGAGGGAGCAAGTGGCGGCACAACAAGCCCTAAGGAAACTAAAGATTGCTCATTACGGCAGATCCAAATCAACCATTAATTTCACTTCTTCTAAAGTTGTCCCTCTTcttaaccctaaccctaaccctcaTCCTCAGAGGTGCAGCTTCCTCACCCCCACTTCTG ATCCTATTTACGTGGCCTACCATGATGAAGAATGGGGAGTTCCAGTTCATGATGACAA GATGTTGTTCGAACTGCTGACCCTCAGCGGGGCACAAGTAGGCTCCGACTGGACTTCAACCTTAAGAAAACGCCATGACTACAGGAAGGCGTTTATGGAGTTTGAGGCGGAAGCGGTTGCCAAACTCACCGAGAAAGAGATGAGTGCAATAAGCATCGAATACAAAATAGAGATGAGCAAAGTGAGAGGTGTTGTGGAGAACGCTACAAAGATCGTAGAGATCAAGAAAGCGTTCGGGTCACTAGGGAAATACCTTTGGGGATTTGTGAACCACAAGCCCATCTCCACGAACTACAAGATTGGACACAAGATTCCGGTCAAGACATCGAAATCGGAGAGCATCAGCAAAGACATGGTTCGTCGAGGCTTCCGGTTTGTTGGTCCAACTGTGGTTCACTCATTCATGCAAGCCGCTGGTCTTACTAACGACCACTTGCTCACTTGCTGTCGCCACATTCCTTGCAATATCCTCGCAAACAATccctaa
- the LOC104765040 gene encoding transcription repressor MYB6-like translates to MREKWEMKRDDMGHRCCGKHKVKRGLWSPEEDEKLLRYITTHGHPSWSSVPKLAGLQRCGKSCRLRWINYLRPDLKRGSFNEEEEQIIIDVHRILGNKWAQIAKHLPGRTDNEVKNFWNSCIKKKLLSQGLDPSTHNLMPSHKRSSSSSFSNNNISKSRKTTSIMKNPTDLDQTTTAFSITNINPPTTTKPNRLKSPVLTLIPSQTMIPTNDTMSSLLEDENMIPNWSNVDEMAIHHEAPMLSGDKSVVGVDDDDLNMDVLFSTPSSSAFDPDFASIFSSAMSIDFNPLDDLGWTF, encoded by the exons ATGAGAGAGAAATGGGAAATGAAAAGAGATGATATGGGACATCGATGCTGCGGGAAACACAAAGTGAAAAGAGGGCTCTGGTCTCCAGAGGAAGACGAGAAGCTTCTTCGTTATATCACCACTCATGGGCATCCTAGTTGGAGTTCCGTTCCAAAGCTAGCCG GGTTGCAAAGATGTGGGAAGAGTTGTAGATTAAGGTGGATAAACTATCTGAGGCCTGATCTGAAGAGAGGCTCGTTTAACGAAGAGGAAGAGCAAATCATAATCGATGTCCATCGAATTCTAGGTAACAAATGGGCTCAGATTGCAAAGCACTTACCTGGACGCACTGATAATGAAGTCAAGAACTTTTGGAACTCATGCATTAAGAAGAAACTTCTTTCCCAAGGCTTAGACCCTTCTACGCATAATCTTATGCCTTCACATaaaagatcttcttcttcctctttttctaataataatatttccaAGTCAAGAAAGACTACATCCATCATGAAGAACCCTACTGATCTTGATCAAACAACAACTGCTTTTTCAATCACAAACATCAATCCTCCCACGACCACTAAACCAAACAGACTTAAATCTCCTGTTCTGACTTTAATCCCTTCCCAAACCATGATCCCTACCAACGATACCATGTCGAGTCTTTTGGAGGATGAGAATATGATTCCAAACTGGTCAAATGTTGATGAAATGGCGATCCACCACGAAGCTCCAATGTTGTCGGGTGATAAGTCAGTAGTaggagttgatgatgatgatctcaaCATGGATGTTTTGTTTAgtactccttcttcttctgcttttgaTCCTGATTTTGCTTCCATTTTCTCCTCTGCAATGTCTATCGATTTCAACCCCTTGGATGATCTTGGCTGGACCTTTTAG